One genomic window of Acidimicrobiia bacterium includes the following:
- a CDS encoding biotin transporter BioY has translation MLAHPAVLGTRVLPRSKIVAVASIIGFAFATAFLAQWEIPLGFTPVPITGQTLGVVLAGAALGSRNGAASMLLYWILGAVGLPFYAGGGSGWETATGSTAGYLVGFVVAAWLIGKLAETRQDRHVLTAIPAILAGSVVIYLFGVSWLMFSLDVDLAQGLEWGFTPFVVGDLIKVAAGGTMLPGIWKLVGEKN, from the coding sequence ATGCTCGCTCATCCCGCCGTTCTCGGAACCCGGGTTCTACCCCGCTCGAAGATTGTCGCGGTGGCGTCCATAATCGGGTTCGCATTCGCCACTGCCTTCCTGGCGCAGTGGGAGATCCCGCTGGGATTCACACCCGTTCCCATCACCGGCCAGACGCTGGGAGTGGTGCTGGCGGGAGCCGCACTGGGAAGCCGAAACGGGGCGGCCAGCATGCTCTTGTACTGGATCCTTGGAGCGGTAGGCCTTCCGTTTTATGCCGGCGGCGGCTCCGGTTGGGAAACTGCCACGGGCTCAACTGCCGGCTACCTGGTTGGATTCGTGGTGGCCGCCTGGCTGATCGGCAAGTTGGCCGAGACCCGTCAGGATCGTCATGTCCTCACGGCGATCCCTGCCATCCTGGCCGGGTCGGTCGTCATCTACCTCTTCGGAGTCAGCTGGCTCATGTTCTCGCTCGACGTCGATCTCGCCCAGGGTCTTGAGTGGGGATTCACACCGTTTGTGGTCGGCGACCTCATCAAGGTCGCCGCCGGCGGCACGATGCTACCAGGCATATGGAAGCTGGTCGGAGAAAAGAACTAG
- a CDS encoding ABC transporter substrate-binding protein, which produces MRSSNRKALAWVAVLSLVMAACAQEAETTTTAAPATTVTTAAPTPDTTEATPDTTMPDMTIATDIGVTEEPCPGGNPDRGCIYLGVLTDESGPFQAAAPALYGGQQLFWATVNAGDGIGGAYDVALPEELKKDTAYQPDKFVADYNQIAGEVAAVAQSLGTSQSIAAMADYERDHTVAAPMSWWSGWSFEDNIIEFGTNYCFEAMNAIDWAAGAFPAQSRELTTIGILAIPNDYGADYSAGVKLAAEANGIEIAWEQAVIPASAGGDATQTEAVAKIVGDPTDLVILVVGPSETAAIVGGAAAQMGATVPLFIGAAPSWNSALLASPAAPAFQAGIFFQSSFVPGWDTDSVGHGKMRAAVDSIGQPPNDFWISGWVSQYGLKAALEGAYAAGDLTKAGIEAAAWSLETVDYEGMMPERSFAGDANDITPREAVIGAYSADASTGIATIQEFFVGPTASAYEFTAACGG; this is translated from the coding sequence ATGAGATCCAGCAATCGAAAGGCCCTGGCATGGGTGGCGGTACTGTCGCTCGTCATGGCTGCGTGCGCGCAGGAGGCGGAGACAACGACTACCGCCGCTCCTGCTACCACAGTAACGACGGCAGCGCCAACCCCGGATACCACCGAGGCAACGCCCGACACAACGATGCCAGACATGACGATCGCCACCGACATCGGGGTGACCGAAGAGCCATGTCCGGGCGGTAATCCGGATCGCGGGTGCATCTATCTCGGTGTCTTGACGGACGAGTCCGGACCATTCCAGGCGGCGGCTCCGGCCCTTTACGGGGGTCAGCAGCTGTTCTGGGCAACGGTGAATGCCGGTGACGGTATTGGTGGGGCTTACGACGTTGCGCTTCCGGAAGAACTGAAGAAGGACACGGCCTATCAGCCGGACAAGTTCGTGGCCGACTACAACCAGATCGCTGGAGAGGTAGCCGCCGTTGCCCAGTCGCTCGGGACGTCGCAGTCCATTGCGGCGATGGCCGATTATGAGCGCGACCATACGGTCGCCGCTCCGATGTCGTGGTGGTCAGGCTGGTCGTTCGAAGACAACATCATTGAGTTCGGAACCAACTACTGCTTCGAGGCGATGAACGCCATCGACTGGGCAGCTGGAGCCTTCCCTGCGCAAAGTCGTGAGCTGACGACGATCGGAATCCTGGCTATTCCCAATGACTACGGTGCCGACTATTCGGCCGGGGTCAAGCTCGCTGCCGAGGCGAATGGCATCGAGATCGCCTGGGAGCAGGCCGTGATCCCGGCGTCGGCCGGTGGCGATGCCACCCAAACCGAAGCCGTAGCCAAGATTGTTGGTGACCCAACAGACCTGGTCATTCTCGTGGTTGGTCCAAGTGAGACCGCAGCCATCGTTGGTGGGGCTGCCGCCCAGATGGGTGCAACGGTTCCGCTGTTCATCGGGGCTGCTCCATCCTGGAACTCGGCGTTGCTGGCTTCGCCAGCCGCCCCGGCTTTCCAGGCGGGCATCTTCTTCCAGTCCTCGTTTGTTCCTGGTTGGGACACGGATTCGGTCGGTCATGGCAAGATGCGTGCGGCCGTTGATTCCATCGGCCAGCCACCCAACGACTTCTGGATCTCAGGTTGGGTCTCGCAGTACGGACTCAAGGCTGCCCTTGAGGGTGCGTACGCGGCTGGTGACTTGACCAAAGCCGGTATCGAAGCAGCCGCCTGGTCGCTCGAAACGGTTGACTACGAGGGCATGATGCCGGAACGCTCGTTCGCTGGTGACGCCAACGACATCACCCCGCGCGAAGCGGTGATCGGTGCTTACTCGGCCGATGCTTCGACGGGCATCGCCACGATTCAGGAATTCTTCGTGGGCCCGACGGCTTCCGCCTACGAGTTCACGGCGGCTTGCGGCGGTTAG
- the rpoB gene encoding DNA-directed RNA polymerase subunit beta, with protein MVSRVAERLSFAKIPEVLPLPDLLAVQHESFRWFLEEGLQEIFDEISPIEDFTGSLALELVDHRFGDPSRTIEEAKERDENYSRPLHVTARFVNKETGEIKEQQVFLGDFPMMTDNGVFIINGTERVVVSQLVRSPGVYFDVTRDKTSDALIYASKVIPGRGAWLEFDTDKRGTIGVRVDRKRRQYITGFLKALGIAETDEEILGLFRGAPAIQATIDKDPAQSKEEALLDLYRKLRPGEPTTVDSARGLIQTLFRNTKRYDLTRVGRYKVNTRFGHEVPENYRLEGQQLLSDDDILDTIRYLVALHAGDAMYMTSAGVEVPVQTDDIDHFGNRRIRTVGELIQNQIRVGLTRLERVVRERMTTQDPEAITPQSLINIRPVTAAIKEFFGTSQLSQFMDQPNPLAGLTHRRRLSALGPGGLSRERAGFEVRDVHPSHYGRMCPIETPEGPNIGLIGSLSSYARVNRFGFIETPYRKVEMGTVTTKVDYLTATEEERYVIAQANAPLTDKFAFANERVLVRRAGGEVDYVLAENVDYMDVSPKQMVSVSTALIPFLEHDDANRALMGSNMQRQAVPLLRADAPLIGTGVEQRAAQDSGDMIVSPVDGEVVEITGDEIVVKETGTNKKHTFPLKKFERSNQGTCVNQKPLAKEGDKITVGTVLADGPSTDQGELALGRNLLVAFMPWKGYNYEDAIILSERLVKDDVLTSIHIEEHEVDARDTKLGAEEITRDIPNVAEEALMDLDENGIIRVGAEVGPGDYLVGKVTPKGETELTPEERLLRAIFGEKAREVRDTSLKVPHGEAGKVIDVKVFKRDEGYDLPPGVNELVRVYVASQRKISEGDKLAGRHGNKGVISKILPEEDMPFMEDGTPVDIILSPLGVPSRMNLGQVLETHLGWAAAVGWEPLEKYMDFSPAKDGAGPWTKIATPVFDGAREGEIAEVLSHSKVNRDGTQLIGESGKAMLFDGRTGEQFDTPITVGYIYILKLVHLVDEKIHARSTGPYSMITQQPLGGKAQFGGQRFGEMEVWALEAYGAAYALQEVLTIKSDDVQGRVKVYEAIVKGENIPEPGIPESFKVLIKEMQSLCLNVEMLSAGEEVQLRELDEDAFRTAESLGIDLSRPERRES; from the coding sequence TTGGTCTCGCGCGTCGCTGAACGTTTATCGTTCGCAAAGATCCCTGAAGTACTACCCCTGCCTGATCTATTAGCCGTTCAGCACGAATCATTCCGATGGTTTCTTGAGGAAGGTCTTCAGGAGATCTTCGACGAAATTTCGCCGATTGAAGATTTCACCGGCAGCCTCGCCCTCGAACTCGTAGACCATCGTTTCGGCGATCCATCTCGCACCATTGAAGAGGCCAAGGAACGCGACGAGAACTATTCGCGCCCGCTTCATGTGACGGCCCGCTTTGTCAACAAGGAAACCGGCGAGATCAAGGAACAGCAAGTCTTCCTTGGCGATTTCCCGATGATGACCGACAACGGTGTCTTCATCATCAACGGCACCGAACGAGTCGTTGTGTCCCAGTTGGTGCGTTCGCCTGGCGTCTACTTCGATGTCACTCGCGACAAAACCTCTGACGCACTGATCTACGCATCCAAGGTCATCCCCGGCCGGGGAGCCTGGTTGGAGTTCGACACCGACAAGCGTGGAACGATCGGCGTCCGGGTTGACCGCAAACGCCGCCAGTACATCACCGGCTTCCTCAAGGCTCTTGGTATCGCCGAGACCGACGAAGAGATCCTCGGATTGTTCAGGGGTGCCCCGGCGATTCAGGCCACCATTGACAAGGACCCAGCCCAGTCCAAAGAGGAAGCTCTCCTCGATCTGTACCGAAAGCTGCGTCCTGGTGAGCCAACCACGGTCGACTCGGCCCGCGGGTTGATCCAGACGTTGTTCCGCAACACGAAGCGCTACGACCTCACCAGGGTCGGTCGCTACAAGGTGAACACCCGGTTTGGCCACGAGGTCCCGGAGAACTATCGCCTGGAGGGCCAGCAACTGCTCTCCGACGATGACATCCTTGACACCATTCGATATCTCGTTGCCCTTCACGCCGGCGACGCCATGTATATGACAAGTGCCGGGGTGGAAGTCCCGGTCCAGACCGATGACATCGACCACTTCGGTAACCGCCGTATTCGTACGGTCGGCGAACTCATCCAGAACCAGATTCGGGTCGGCTTGACTCGATTGGAGCGGGTGGTTCGGGAGCGGATGACGACGCAGGATCCTGAGGCGATCACGCCGCAGTCCCTCATCAACATCCGGCCGGTCACGGCGGCCATCAAGGAGTTCTTCGGAACCAGCCAGTTGAGCCAGTTCATGGACCAACCGAACCCCCTCGCCGGTCTCACCCATCGTCGTCGTCTTTCGGCGCTCGGCCCTGGCGGTCTGTCACGTGAGCGGGCCGGGTTTGAGGTCCGTGACGTCCATCCGTCTCATTACGGTCGTATGTGCCCGATTGAAACGCCGGAAGGACCCAACATTGGCCTGATCGGTTCTCTATCGTCCTACGCCAGAGTGAACCGGTTTGGATTCATTGAAACGCCTTACCGTAAGGTCGAAATGGGAACGGTGACCACGAAGGTCGATTACCTCACGGCCACCGAGGAAGAGCGATACGTCATCGCTCAGGCCAACGCACCACTGACCGACAAGTTCGCCTTTGCGAATGAGCGTGTTCTGGTCCGTCGTGCTGGCGGCGAGGTCGACTACGTCTTGGCCGAGAACGTCGATTACATGGACGTATCTCCGAAGCAGATGGTTTCGGTTTCCACGGCTCTCATTCCGTTCCTTGAGCACGACGATGCCAACCGGGCCTTGATGGGTTCGAACATGCAGCGTCAGGCGGTTCCACTCCTTCGGGCCGATGCCCCATTGATCGGCACCGGCGTTGAACAGCGGGCTGCCCAGGATTCGGGCGACATGATCGTTTCGCCGGTTGATGGAGAAGTCGTTGAGATCACCGGTGACGAAATCGTCGTCAAGGAAACAGGGACCAACAAAAAGCACACCTTCCCTCTGAAGAAGTTCGAGCGCTCCAACCAGGGCACCTGCGTCAACCAGAAGCCTCTCGCCAAAGAAGGCGACAAGATCACGGTCGGCACCGTTCTGGCCGATGGCCCTTCGACCGATCAGGGCGAACTCGCGCTGGGACGTAACCTGCTTGTAGCGTTCATGCCATGGAAGGGCTACAACTACGAAGACGCCATCATCTTGAGCGAACGTCTGGTCAAAGACGATGTCCTCACCTCGATTCACATCGAGGAGCATGAGGTCGACGCCAGGGACACGAAACTGGGCGCCGAGGAAATCACCCGTGACATTCCGAACGTTGCCGAAGAGGCCCTCATGGACCTTGACGAAAACGGGATCATCCGGGTCGGGGCCGAAGTCGGTCCTGGCGACTATCTGGTCGGCAAGGTCACTCCCAAAGGCGAGACCGAGCTCACGCCTGAAGAGCGTCTCCTGCGAGCTATTTTCGGTGAGAAGGCTCGGGAAGTTCGTGACACATCACTGAAGGTGCCTCACGGTGAAGCCGGCAAGGTCATCGACGTGAAGGTCTTCAAACGCGACGAGGGTTACGACTTGCCTCCCGGGGTCAACGAACTGGTCCGGGTGTACGTCGCCAGCCAGCGCAAGATCTCCGAAGGAGACAAGCTGGCCGGTCGCCACGGCAACAAGGGCGTTATCTCCAAGATCTTGCCTGAAGAAGACATGCCGTTCATGGAAGACGGGACACCGGTCGACATCATTTTGTCGCCGCTCGGTGTGCCGTCCCGAATGAACCTGGGTCAGGTCCTTGAGACGCACCTTGGTTGGGCGGCTGCCGTCGGTTGGGAACCACTCGAAAAGTACATGGACTTCAGTCCTGCCAAGGATGGCGCCGGGCCGTGGACCAAGATTGCGACTCCCGTCTTCGACGGGGCCCGCGAAGGTGAAATTGCCGAGGTCCTGAGCCATTCGAAGGTCAATCGTGACGGTACCCAGCTCATCGGTGAGTCCGGCAAGGCGATGTTGTTCGACGGTCGGACCGGCGAGCAATTCGACACGCCGATCACCGTTGGATACATCTATATCCTCAAGCTGGTCCATCTGGTTGATGAGAAGATTCACGCTCGTTCAACTGGCCCGTACTCGATGATCACCCAGCAGCCGCTCGGTGGTAAAGCACAGTTCGGTGGCCAGAGATTCGGTGAGATGGAAGTGTGGGCCCTCGAAGCATATGGCGCTGCCTATGCGTTGCAGGAAGTACTCACCATCAAATCCGATGATGTGCAGGGCCGTGTCAAGGTCTACGAGGCCATCGTCAAAGGGGAGAACATCCCCGAACCCGGTATACCGGAGTCATTCAAGGTGCTGATCAAAGAAATGCAGAGTCTCTGCTTGAACGTGGAGATGCTCTCGGCCGGTGAGGAAGTGCAGCTTCGTGAACTCGATGAAGACGCGTTCCGCACCGCCGAGTCACTCGGCATTGATCTGTCCCGTCCCGAACGACGCGAGTCATAG
- a CDS encoding ABC transporter ATP-binding protein, whose protein sequence is MLEVANLEVVYHDVILVLRGVSFQVPDGQIVALLGANGAGKTTVLRAISGLLDVHDGDITKGEISLDGTPIHKASAAAIVGRGVTQVLEGRRVFGEFTVEENLRVGAHTTRGDLSGQMDRVYELFPILADRRKSTAGYLSGGEQQMLAMGRAMMSNPRYLILDEPSLGLAPILVQRIRDLIVDINKHGTSILLVEQNATMALSIAQHGYIMETGKIVMDKPAAELMKDEDVQEFYLGLHSGGEERKSFRDVKHYKRRKRWLS, encoded by the coding sequence TTGCTTGAAGTCGCGAACTTGGAGGTCGTATATCACGACGTCATTCTCGTGCTGCGCGGCGTTTCATTTCAGGTTCCCGATGGCCAGATCGTGGCTCTCCTCGGCGCCAACGGCGCCGGCAAGACGACCGTCTTGCGAGCAATCTCCGGGCTGCTCGACGTTCACGACGGCGACATCACCAAGGGCGAGATCAGTCTCGACGGCACTCCGATCCACAAGGCATCGGCTGCCGCAATCGTCGGGCGGGGTGTAACACAGGTGTTGGAAGGTCGGCGGGTGTTCGGCGAGTTCACTGTCGAGGAGAACCTCCGGGTCGGGGCCCACACCACCAGGGGTGATCTTTCAGGGCAGATGGATCGGGTTTATGAGTTGTTTCCCATTTTGGCCGATCGGAGGAAATCCACGGCAGGGTACCTCTCGGGTGGCGAGCAACAGATGCTTGCCATGGGCAGGGCGATGATGTCCAACCCTCGCTACCTGATCCTCGATGAGCCCAGCCTGGGCCTCGCACCGATTCTTGTCCAACGAATCCGTGACCTCATCGTCGACATCAACAAACACGGCACCAGCATTCTCCTGGTCGAGCAGAACGCCACGATGGCGCTGTCGATCGCCCAACACGGCTACATCATGGAAACCGGCAAGATCGTCATGGATAAGCCGGCCGCCGAACTCATGAAGGACGAAGACGTCCAGGAGTTCTATCTCGGCCTTCATTCCGGCGGCGAAGAACGAAAGTCGTTCCGGGACGTCAAGCACTACAAACGCCGGAAGCGATGGCTGTCGTGA
- a CDS encoding branched-chain amino acid ABC transporter permease, which yields MTTFLQATIAGLSLASIYALLALGFVIIYKAMQVVSFAHPAVMLFGAYMVSWFAVDLGVPFVLAVVLGALATALLGYLSERIAIRPMIGKPLFSIAIVTIGLDVVIRTPINNLIGLDIRGVGSPWGFNSWTVGGANLPHRSVAMIVTALVITLLLFLFFRYTRVGLAMRATAMDQEVALAQGINVGRIFALAWMMAGAMAAVAGMFAASDLAGLSASTYIVGIKALPAIVVGGLDSINGAVVGALVVGLAEAYTATYQSSAAPWLGSNFSQVVPYVVLLAVLLIRPYGLFGSAEVERV from the coding sequence ATGACGACCTTTCTCCAGGCGACCATTGCCGGACTGTCGTTGGCGTCGATCTATGCGCTGTTGGCTCTCGGGTTTGTGATCATCTACAAGGCGATGCAAGTGGTGAGTTTTGCCCACCCCGCCGTGATGCTCTTCGGCGCCTACATGGTTTCATGGTTTGCAGTCGACTTGGGGGTGCCGTTCGTCCTGGCGGTGGTACTCGGCGCTCTGGCCACAGCTCTGCTCGGCTATCTCTCAGAACGAATCGCCATCCGACCCATGATCGGGAAACCGCTCTTCTCGATCGCCATCGTGACCATCGGATTGGATGTTGTCATCCGAACCCCGATCAACAACCTCATTGGCCTTGATATCAGGGGCGTAGGTTCTCCCTGGGGTTTCAACTCGTGGACTGTGGGTGGTGCCAACTTGCCGCACCGGAGTGTCGCGATGATCGTCACGGCTCTCGTCATTACCTTGCTTCTCTTTCTCTTCTTCAGGTACACCCGGGTTGGACTGGCCATGAGGGCGACGGCGATGGACCAGGAAGTTGCCCTGGCCCAAGGGATCAACGTCGGTCGGATCTTTGCGCTTGCCTGGATGATGGCCGGCGCCATGGCCGCCGTGGCTGGCATGTTCGCAGCGTCCGACCTGGCCGGTTTATCGGCGTCCACCTATATCGTTGGCATCAAGGCGTTGCCAGCCATTGTCGTGGGTGGGCTCGACTCCATCAACGGGGCGGTCGTTGGTGCCCTGGTGGTTGGCCTGGCCGAGGCATACACCGCCACCTACCAGAGCAGCGCGGCGCCCTGGCTGGGCAGCAATTTCAGCCAGGTGGTCCCGTACGTGGTGCTGTTGGCGGTGCTCCTTATCCGACCATACGGTCTGTTCGGGTCGGCAGAGGTCGAACGCGTATGA
- a CDS encoding branched-chain amino acid ABC transporter permease, with product MRGRPALFTRYESDSAMLPTTTQRVWLLVGLLVVAGAAVWLPRDWLILIATAFIASVGVIGLNLVTGYAGQVSLGHAFFLGVGAYAGAAFGGEATDKLVGFGLDVVLWIPLAGLVAAVIGAAIAPIAVRLRGLYLAFLTLGLVFLGEHVFREWESVTGGPGIGRKPGVLRLAGWRFDLDGEIAGYAVTREQQIYWLALIVLIIMAFAAKNIVRSRIGRAFAAIRDRDIAAEVMGIDLTRYKVLAFAVSSFYAGVAGSMLFTVTGFVNTNSFNLLLSFAYIAMVVIGGAASITGSIMGATFLTLLPRLIDGAGGVLPFLKVSSQGLLSTSQLERIVFGALIIGFLIFEPRGLNGIWMRIRNYWKAWPFSY from the coding sequence ATGAGAGGGCGACCGGCGCTGTTCACCCGGTACGAGTCAGACTCGGCCATGCTCCCAACCACGACACAGCGGGTCTGGCTGCTCGTCGGTCTCCTGGTCGTCGCCGGAGCCGCAGTGTGGCTGCCCCGGGATTGGTTGATCCTCATCGCTACCGCGTTTATTGCTTCGGTCGGGGTGATCGGACTCAACCTGGTGACCGGCTATGCAGGTCAGGTCTCGCTCGGCCATGCCTTCTTCCTTGGTGTCGGGGCATATGCCGGGGCAGCGTTTGGTGGTGAAGCGACCGACAAGCTGGTCGGGTTCGGACTCGACGTTGTCCTGTGGATCCCACTCGCCGGTCTGGTCGCGGCGGTCATCGGGGCCGCCATCGCCCCGATTGCGGTTCGGCTGCGGGGACTGTATCTCGCCTTCTTGACGCTCGGCCTCGTGTTCCTCGGGGAACATGTTTTCCGTGAGTGGGAGTCCGTGACCGGCGGACCCGGCATCGGCCGAAAGCCAGGAGTTCTCAGGTTGGCGGGATGGCGGTTCGATCTCGATGGTGAGATTGCCGGGTACGCGGTTACTCGCGAACAACAGATCTACTGGTTGGCATTGATCGTCTTGATCATCATGGCGTTCGCAGCCAAGAACATTGTTCGGTCGCGGATTGGGCGGGCATTCGCCGCCATTCGCGATCGTGATATCGCTGCCGAAGTAATGGGCATCGACCTCACCCGCTACAAAGTGCTCGCCTTTGCGGTCTCGTCGTTTTATGCGGGGGTGGCGGGATCGATGCTCTTTACGGTGACGGGTTTCGTGAATACGAACTCGTTCAATCTTCTGTTGTCGTTCGCCTACATCGCCATGGTGGTCATTGGTGGGGCGGCCAGCATCACTGGCTCGATCATGGGCGCCACCTTCTTGACGTTGCTCCCGAGGTTGATCGATGGAGCGGGGGGCGTTTTACCCTTTCTCAAGGTGAGCTCGCAGGGGTTACTCAGCACGTCCCAACTCGAACGGATCGTGTTCGGGGCGCTTATCATTGGTTTTCTTATCTTTGAGCCGCGTGGGCTCAACGGGATATGGATGCGGATACGGAATTACTGGAAGGCCTGGCCATTCAGCTACTAG
- a CDS encoding AMP-binding protein, which yields MRVSSLPGRLRELASRQPESIALREKEFGIWHETTYGEYWHDVQAAAMALWQLGVRPGDKVAVQSENREAWVITDLAAQAIQAVSVGLYATNPTAEVAYLLRHSESKVLIAEDQEQVDKALAVQDLPDLEKIVYVEPRGVRDYTDPRLMSWTAFMAAGRAALGEDPHRVNGLVDTIDPESTATLVYTSGTTGPPKGAMLSHRNLTWASESAEDLIAAGGLPKGQPQLLSYLPLCHVFGRLYDVCGALAMGSCVNFAESIETVVADLAEIQPTYFPAPPRIWEKMHALVNIRMSDASFIKRTLYAVFLKVGMRNAERLLATGSRGFVGEILHKTGYVLVYRSLQRKLGMQRCRQATSGAAPIAPEVIKFFLAIGIPLYEGWGMTETTALGTGNLPGSARLGTIGKAVNEDVLIRLEDDGEILIKSPGIFQGYFKNPGATAETIDADGWMHTGDVGEWDGDFLRIIDRKKDIIITAGGKNVSPSEIENQLKVSPFIKEAMVIGDRRKYLTALIGIELDTTSNWAQRKGITFTTYRDLSEKSEVIALIQKQVDAANEHFARVETVKRFVLIPKELDHEEGELTATQKLKRKVLEDRFSDLIEQMY from the coding sequence ATCAGGGTCTCGTCGCTGCCCGGGCGACTTCGTGAATTGGCGAGCCGCCAGCCGGAGAGCATCGCCCTTCGCGAAAAGGAGTTCGGGATCTGGCACGAAACGACCTATGGCGAGTACTGGCACGATGTCCAGGCAGCCGCCATGGCCCTGTGGCAGCTCGGAGTACGTCCAGGAGACAAAGTGGCCGTTCAATCCGAGAATCGGGAAGCCTGGGTGATCACCGACCTCGCCGCCCAGGCGATCCAGGCGGTCTCGGTCGGTCTGTATGCGACGAACCCCACCGCCGAGGTCGCGTATCTGCTCCGCCACTCTGAGTCGAAGGTTCTCATCGCCGAAGATCAGGAGCAGGTCGATAAGGCGCTCGCCGTGCAGGATCTTCCAGACCTCGAGAAGATCGTGTATGTCGAGCCGCGAGGTGTCCGGGACTACACCGATCCGCGACTCATGTCGTGGACCGCGTTTATGGCTGCAGGACGTGCCGCCCTGGGAGAAGACCCGCATCGGGTCAACGGCCTGGTCGACACGATCGACCCAGAATCCACCGCAACCCTCGTCTACACATCGGGAACCACCGGCCCGCCCAAAGGTGCGATGTTGTCGCATCGCAACCTGACGTGGGCCTCGGAATCGGCGGAGGACCTGATCGCCGCAGGTGGGCTTCCCAAAGGTCAGCCGCAGCTGCTTAGCTACCTTCCGCTCTGCCATGTGTTCGGCCGTCTCTATGACGTGTGTGGGGCCCTGGCGATGGGTTCGTGCGTCAATTTCGCCGAGTCGATCGAGACCGTGGTCGCTGATCTCGCCGAGATCCAACCCACCTATTTCCCGGCGCCGCCGCGCATCTGGGAGAAGATGCATGCGTTGGTGAATATCCGGATGTCGGACGCGTCGTTCATCAAGAGGACCCTTTACGCGGTGTTTTTGAAAGTTGGCATGAGGAACGCCGAGCGTCTCCTCGCCACCGGCTCACGGGGGTTTGTTGGGGAGATTCTGCACAAGACTGGTTACGTACTCGTATACCGGTCGTTGCAGCGCAAGCTTGGCATGCAGCGGTGCCGCCAGGCCACCAGCGGGGCTGCCCCGATCGCTCCAGAGGTGATCAAGTTCTTCCTCGCCATCGGCATCCCGCTCTACGAAGGATGGGGCATGACCGAGACGACTGCCCTGGGTACGGGAAACCTCCCGGGCAGCGCCCGACTGGGGACGATCGGCAAAGCTGTCAATGAGGACGTCCTAATCCGATTGGAAGATGACGGTGAGATTCTTATCAAATCACCGGGCATCTTTCAGGGCTATTTCAAGAATCCCGGGGCTACCGCAGAGACGATCGACGCGGACGGGTGGATGCACACCGGTGATGTCGGAGAATGGGACGGCGACTTTCTCCGGATCATCGATCGCAAGAAGGACATCATTATTACTGCCGGAGGCAAGAACGTGTCCCCGTCCGAGATCGAAAACCAGCTCAAGGTGTCACCATTCATCAAAGAAGCCATGGTGATTGGTGATCGAAGGAAGTATCTCACCGCCCTCATCGGTATCGAACTCGACACGACCTCGAACTGGGCCCAACGTAAAGGCATCACGTTCACCACCTATCGGGACCTTTCCGAAAAGTCGGAGGTGATCGCGCTCATCCAGAAACAGGTCGATGCCGCCAACGAGCATTTCGCCAGGGTGGAGACCGTCAAGCGGTTCGTGCTCATTCCCAAGGAACTCGATCACGAAGAGGGAGAACTGACCGCCACTCAAAAGCTGAAGCGGAAAGTACTCGAGGATCGATTCTCAGACCTGATTGAGCAGATGTACTGA
- a CDS encoding ABC transporter ATP-binding protein has translation MAVVSTPLLVFDDVRLSFAGVIAVDGVSFEVNEGELFAIIGPNGAGKTSIFNCLNGVYRPQEGSIALDGTSLLAMKPDKIAGLGVARMFQNIELFSNLTTLDNILLGRNLHMRAGILSAAIYAGKAKREETVHRRRAEEIIDFLEIAQYRKSLVGMLPYGIQKRVELGRALAMDPRILLLDEPVAGMNLEETEDTARFILDIQEELQITMILVEHDMGLVMDIADRVMVIDFGKKIAEGTPHDIQTNPDVIRAYLGEEFVGLEIEQSEASEGGRL, from the coding sequence ATGGCTGTCGTGAGCACCCCACTTCTCGTATTCGATGATGTTCGGTTGTCGTTCGCCGGTGTGATCGCCGTGGACGGGGTCAGCTTTGAGGTCAACGAAGGTGAGCTGTTTGCGATCATCGGCCCGAATGGTGCAGGAAAGACGTCGATTTTCAACTGCCTGAACGGGGTCTATCGACCGCAGGAGGGGTCCATTGCCCTCGATGGGACCAGCTTGCTCGCCATGAAACCGGACAAGATCGCCGGACTCGGGGTGGCGCGCATGTTTCAAAACATCGAGCTCTTTTCGAACTTGACCACCCTCGACAATATTCTTCTCGGCCGGAACCTGCATATGCGCGCCGGGATCCTGTCAGCGGCCATCTACGCAGGGAAAGCCAAGCGAGAAGAGACCGTGCATCGCCGACGGGCCGAGGAGATCATCGATTTCTTGGAGATCGCCCAATATCGCAAGAGCCTGGTTGGCATGCTCCCGTACGGCATTCAGAAACGGGTCGAACTCGGTCGAGCCCTGGCGATGGATCCGCGAATCCTGCTCCTCGACGAACCGGTGGCAGGCATGAACCTCGAAGAGACCGAGGACACGGCTCGGTTCATCCTCGACATTCAGGAGGAACTCCAAATCACGATGATTCTCGTTGAGCATGACATGGGCCTCGTGATGGACATCGCCGACCGGGTCATGGTCATCGACTTCGGAAAGAAAATCGCCGAGGGCACCCCTCACGACATCCAGACGAACCCGGATGTCATCCGCGCCTACCTCGGCGAAGAATTCGTTGGGTTGGAGATTGAACAATCTGAGGCGAGCGAAGGGGGACGACTTTGA